From the Streptomyces sp. NBC_00376 genome, one window contains:
- a CDS encoding DUF5988 family protein produces the protein MPNIIAISADTAKDPVRLEGGPVDLSGTVNLADYNNEVIFSDEKIKIRYGNGYEHYTPLDVAVEAGTGIGPGPKTFQWVGRTKIAE, from the coding sequence ATGCCAAATATCATCGCTATCTCCGCCGATACGGCGAAGGACCCCGTCCGACTCGAAGGAGGGCCTGTCGACCTTTCCGGGACCGTGAATCTGGCCGACTACAACAACGAGGTGATCTTCTCCGACGAGAAGATCAAGATCCGCTATGGCAACGGGTACGAGCACTACACGCCCCTCGACGTCGCAGTCGAAGCCGGCACCGGGATCGGGCCGGGCCCCAAGACCTTCCAGTGGGTCGGCCGCACCAAGATCGCCGAGTAG
- a CDS encoding helix-turn-helix transcriptional regulator translates to MQPVYRALLERNGRRAAELADCLGQEEDSVDEALGRLAELSLVRRLPGSPAVWTVVAPELGLGALLARQEADLARRAHEAHESRAAVMSLLAANEPRRTGTADAGVTRLRGPEEIRLGLDRLFRQAAGEIACALPGTSGLQHVLQGEPDTAERALARGVRIRALHLTGARNSATRSAYGRRLADCGAEIRTAATVPVPLTVVDRSVAVVQSTPDDETGTSGAAELVTSPILVTALYALFEREWAAALPGGVQPQRRENGLSDQEHALLELLCEGLTDEMAARRLGVSLRTVRRTMSDLLTRTGVRSRFQIGVVTGARGWTDAPCSGLRAVPGPRPASDGAPDGASPKRRTA, encoded by the coding sequence ATGCAGCCCGTGTACCGCGCGCTCCTGGAACGGAACGGCCGGCGGGCGGCCGAACTCGCCGACTGTCTCGGCCAGGAGGAGGACAGCGTCGACGAGGCGCTCGGCCGCCTCGCCGAACTCTCCCTGGTCCGCCGCCTGCCCGGCAGCCCCGCCGTCTGGACCGTCGTCGCACCCGAGCTCGGACTGGGCGCCCTCCTCGCCCGCCAGGAGGCCGACCTCGCCCGCCGCGCCCACGAGGCGCACGAGAGCCGTGCCGCCGTCATGTCGCTGCTGGCGGCCAACGAACCCCGCCGCACCGGGACCGCCGACGCCGGAGTCACCCGCCTCCGAGGCCCCGAGGAGATACGGCTCGGCCTCGACCGGCTGTTCCGCCAGGCTGCCGGGGAGATCGCCTGCGCCCTGCCCGGCACCTCCGGACTCCAGCACGTCCTGCAGGGCGAACCCGACACCGCCGAACGAGCCCTGGCCCGTGGCGTCCGTATCCGCGCCCTGCACCTCACCGGCGCCCGCAACAGCGCGACCCGCAGCGCGTACGGCCGTCGGCTCGCCGACTGCGGCGCCGAGATCCGGACCGCCGCGACCGTACCCGTACCCCTGACCGTCGTGGACCGCTCCGTCGCCGTCGTGCAGAGCACCCCGGACGACGAGACGGGCACGTCCGGCGCCGCCGAACTCGTGACTTCCCCGATCCTGGTGACCGCCCTGTACGCCTTGTTCGAACGCGAATGGGCTGCGGCGCTGCCCGGCGGCGTACAGCCGCAACGGCGCGAGAACGGGCTCAGCGACCAGGAACACGCGCTGCTCGAACTGCTCTGCGAAGGGCTCACCGACGAGATGGCCGCCCGCAGGCTCGGCGTATCCCTTCGGACCGTCCGCCGCACCATGTCCGACCTGCTCACCCGCACCGGCGTCAGGAGCCGGTTCCAGATCGGCGTGGTCACCGGCGCCCGCGGCTGGACCGACGCCCCGTGCAGCGGCCTGCGCGCCGTACCGGGCCCCCGCCCGGCCTCGGACGGAGCCCCGGACGGGGCCTCACCAAAGCGCCGGACCGCCTGA